Proteins from one Primulina huaijiensis isolate GDHJ02 chromosome 18, ASM1229523v2, whole genome shotgun sequence genomic window:
- the LOC140965285 gene encoding protein MALE DISCOVERER 2-like: MGVSWTVYGSHLTSLALLVLLLEIPGCWSLNSEGLALLQFRAKVEFDPFGVLTNWNPDDCDPCMWSGVHCLDGKVFALDLNGHDLEGILAPELGSLTHLRFLGLSKNRFSGTIPHQFGRIMNLEILDLRHNNLTGTIPAELGGLHSLRSLLLCDNKLEGCIPVEIGKLSLLTDVQFDENLTFAASGIGCLNRKIGLCMWQSVSKHLHESDSFQLQIKGTIIRYPNQFPLFKFGSERLYHADDNCDYLTSSYKSGIVHNIKNQVNTVRRKLAEQPSNLAAIPPNVGMPALSNPNITLPSRSSGSFPAIPNRKKLSPPPISSPTAHQEHEPTDPTNSSAVSQPTNKKSSTDGKSETSFKLLLGILCAVFLLVVVVALFFICKSRAARNIGPWKTGLSGQLQKAFITGVPKLNRAELETACEDFSNIISTYEGSAIVYKGTLSSGVEIAVVSTVIQSLKDWSKLSELAFRKKIDSLSRVNHKNFVNLIGYCEEDEPFTRMMVFEYAPNGTLFEHLHVEEVEHLDWNTRMRVIMGTAYCLQYMHDLKPPIAHCNLNSSEILLTDDYAAKIGDTSFWAELVAKSMNHAENEMEHSQLPPPADVGTNIHSFGILLLEIISGKLPHSEEQRHLENWAAQYLNDKKTISYLIDPTLKAFKDEELDVVCEVIQSCIQQDSRKRPCMKELIQKLRQAIDVSPEAATPRLSPLWWAELEILSAEAA, encoded by the exons ATGGGTGTTAGTTGGACTGTTTATGGGAGTCATTTGACATCGTTAGCGTTGCTTGTTCTTCTTTTGGAAATTCCTGGATGTTGGTCCCTCAATTCTGAAG GATTAGCATTGTTGCAATTCCGAGCAAAGGTAGAGTTTGACCCTTTTGGTGTTTTAACAAATTGGAATCCTGATGACTGTGACCCGTGCATGTGGTCAGGTGTTCATTGTCTCGATGGGAAAGTGTTTGCTCT AGATCTCAATGGGCATGACTTGGAGGGCATATTAGCACCAGAGCTTGGAAGTCTTACTCATTTAAGATTTCT TGGCCTATCCAAGAACCGTTTCTCTGGCACGATCCCGCATCAGTTTGGAAGGATTATGAATCTCGAAATTTTAGACTTGAGGCATAATAACTTGACTGGAACCATTCCTGCAGAATTAGGAGGGTTGCATTCACTAAGAAGCTT GTTGCTATGTGATAATAAACTTGAAGGATGCATTCCTGTGGAGATTGGGAAGCTTAGTTTGCTCACTGATGTACAATTTGACGAAAATCTTACATTCGCTGCTTCTGGAATTGGATGTCTTAACAGAAAAATCGGGCTTTG CATGTGGCAGAGTGTTTCAAAACACTTGCATGAATCAGATTCCTTCCAGCTACAAATTAAAGGGACCATTATACGTTACCCCAATCAGTTCCCATT GTTCAAGTTCGGAAGTGAGCGACTCTATCATGCTGATGACAATTGTGATTATCTAACAA GTTCATATAAGTCAGGTATTGTCCATAATATCAAGAACCAGGTAAATACTGTACGTCGAAAACTGGCCGAACAGCCAAGTAATCTTGCTGCCATTCCACCCAATGTTGGAATGCCAGCCTTGTCGAATCCAAACATTACTCTTCCGAGCAGAAGTAGTGGCTCGTTTCCAGCTATTCCAAATAGGAAGAAACTTTCTCCTCCTCCCATATCCTCACCCACAGCACATCAAGAACATGAACCGACTGACCCGACTAATTCTAGTGCTGTTAGTCAACCAACCAACAAAAAGTCTTCGACTGATGGAAAATCCGAGACTTCATTTAAGCTTCTGCTTGGAATTTTGTGCGCTGTTTTTTTACTCGTAGTGGTTGTGGCCTTATTTTTCATCTGCAAAAGCAGAGCAGCGAGAAATATTGGTCCTTGGAAGACTGGATTGAGTGGGCAATTGCAGAAAGCATTCATTACAG GGGTCCCTAAGCTGAACAGAGCTGAGCTTGAAACTGCATGTGAAGATTTCAGCAACATTATAAGTACTTATGAAGGCAGCGCGATTGTGTATAAGGGAACACTCTCCAGCGGGGTGGAAATTGCTGTTGTTTCAACTGTTATACAATCTTTAAAAGACTGGTCGAAGCTTTCAGAATTGGCATTCAGAAAGAAG ATCGATAGCTTGTCACGAGTGAACCACAAGAATTTCGTTAATCTAATCGGATATTGTGAGGAGGATGAACCCTTTACTAGAATGATGGTGTTTGAATACGCTCCAAATGGCACGCTTTTCGAGCATCTGCATG TTGAAGAAGTAGAACACCTCGACTGGAATACGAGGATGCGAGTAATCATGGGGACTGCATATTGCCTTCAGTACATGCACGACCTCAAACCACCAATAGCGCATTGCAACTTGAATTCGAGTGAAATACTTTTGACAGATGATTATGCAGCTAAA ATTGGCGATACCAGTTTCTGGGCAGAACTTGTAGCCAAGTCGATGAACCATGCAGAAAATGAAATGGAGCATTCCCAGCTGCCACCACCTGCCGATGTGGGAACAAACATCCACAGTTTTGGAATCTTATTACTGGAAATAATCTCTGGGAAGCTTCCTCACTCTGAGGAGCAAAGACATCTTGAAAACTGG GCCGCTCAATACTTGAACGACAAGAAAACAATCAGCTACTTGATCGATCCAACACTGAAGGCATTCAAAGATGAGGAGCTCGATGTCGTATGTGAAGTGATACAAAGCTGCATCCAACAAGATTCGAGGAAACGACCTTGTATGAAAGAACTAATTCAGAAACTGCGGCAAGCCATCGATGTATCACCTGAAGCAGCAACTCCAAGGCTTTCTCCTCTTTGGTGGGCTGAACTTGAGATTTTATCTGCAGAAGCTGCTTGA
- the LOC140965073 gene encoding protein DOG1-like 4, whose amino-acid sequence MNSQVAERFTNYYEKWMSQLEDLLKILLLVSRDCHQEAGYEAIVNKFTSHHKELYMIKWALADEDVLAFFHSVWLSPLENGYLWITGWKPSMAFRLVDTLSKAEQQSGGSLRGMTEEQVKKIEALRVKIGLEEERVESEMERQQVSVADRKMVELVKLEIQAKKNGSPEAVTKVNELVEVALKGMLAGLEKVMKMADSARLKTLKGVLEVLTPRQCVDFLSAMSMLQIQTRKWGLKKKSLLKQ is encoded by the coding sequence ATGAATAGCCAAGTTGCAGAAAGGTTCACAAATTATTACGAGAAATGGATGAGCCAACTTGAAGATCTTCTTAAAATTCTTCTTCTGGTCTCGAGGGACTGTCATCAGGAAGCAGGATATGAAGCTATAGTGAATAAATTTACGTCACACCACAAGGAACTTTACATGATAAAGTGGGCGCTGGCTGACGAAGATGTATTGGCTTTTTTCCACTCAGTTTGGTTGAGCCCACTCGAGAATGGGTATCTATGGATCACCGGGTGGAAGCCCTCCATGGCTTTTCGTTTAGTTGACACACTAAGTAAGGCGGAGCAGCAGTCTGGAGGGAGTTTACGTGGGATGACGGAGGAGCAGGTGAAGAAAATCGAGGCTTTGAGGGTTAAGATCGGGTTGGAGGAAGAGAGGGTGGAGAGTGAGATGGAGAGGCAGCAGGTGTCCGTGGCGGACAGGAAGATGGTGGAGCTGGTGAAGCTGGAGATTCAGGCCAAGAAGAACGGTAGTCCGGAGGCAGTGACAAAGGTGAACGAGTTGGTGGAGGTGGCGCTGAAAGGGATGCTGGCGGGGCTGGAGAAGGTGATGAAAATGGCGGATTCCGCGAGGCTGAAGACATTGAAAGGGGTTTTGGAAGTATTGACTCCGAGGCAGTGTGTAGATTTCTTGTCTGCTATGTCCATGCTCCAGATCCAGACCAGAAAATGGGGATTGAAGAAGAAGAGTTTACTGAAGCAATGA